One region of Paralichthys olivaceus isolate ysfri-2021 chromosome 12, ASM2471397v2, whole genome shotgun sequence genomic DNA includes:
- the LOC138412389 gene encoding uncharacterized protein, translated as MDVIVKAFLEEPSEQWLDECSREQLLKIVDYYEVDVGDRRVKETIRSNLKVHLCKMKVLGTVKEAGASVCDDSVASLGVGLGLSFEQQKELLELRLKFEAEKELSLERIKQETELAKLELQRQQLQVAREDRAAAGLLPGGPSVSGGNAVRAGNDLSDLRLVPKFNERDPETFFLMFERLGDARGWSEATRALLLQCVITGRAQEAYSSLSSSECGNYATVKSAILKAFELVPEAYRQRFRTGKRGEKSHMEFARDLSTYFDRWCVATDVESYDGLRELVILEQFKNSLSERIATYISERKVKTTAEAAALADDYVLTHGGDAPVARGGGHRDAFSGGSAGSGRPVRPTDQQRDERGARIACSLVLFPSTSWVARVPCGTLSLWGGVLRPQPMSVSCLCMVCMLCGCVLQVADC; from the exons ATGGATGTAATAGTGAAGGCGTTTTTGGAGGAGCCGTCTGAGCAGTGGTTGGATGAGTGTTCTAGGGAGCAGTTGCTTAAAATAGTGGACTATTATGAGGTCGATGTAGGGGACAGACGTGTTAAGGAGACCATTCGGTCCAATTTGAAGgtgcatttgtgtaaaatgaagGTTTTGGGCACCGTGAAAGAAGCTGgtgcttctgtgtgtgatgaCTCGGTTGCGAGTCTTGGTGTTGGTCTTGGGTTGTCCTTCGAGCAGCAAAAGGAGTTGCTGGAGTTGCGTCTGAAGTTTGAGGCAGAGAAGGAGCTTTCTTTGGAGAGGATTAAGCAGGAGACTGAGTTGGCGaaactggagctgcagaggcaaCAGCTGCAGGTGGCTCGTGAGGACAGAGCAGCGGCTGGTTTGTTACCTGGTGGTCCCTCTGTGTCTGGGGGAAATGCGGTACGTGCTGGTAATGATTTGAGTGATTTGAGGCTTGTGCCCAAATTTAATGAACGTGATCCAGAGACGTTTTTTCTAATGTTTGAGCGTCTGGGGGATGCACGGGGGTGGTCTGAGGCCACACGCGCAttgttgttgcagtgtgtgATAACCGGCAGGGCCCAGGAGGCTTATTCGTCCTTGAGTAGCAGTGAGTGTGGGAATTACGCAACAGTAAAATCAGCTATTCTGAAGGCGTTTGAGCTTGTCCCTGAGGCTTATCGCCAGCGATTTAGGACtgggaagagaggtgagaagTCTCACATGGAGTTTGCACGTGACTTGTCCACTTATTTTGATCGCTGGTGTGTTGCTACAGATGTTGAGTCATATGATGGTCTGCGGGAGCTGGTTATTTTGGAGCAGTTCAAGAACTCGCTGTCGGAGCGCATTGCTACTTACATCAGTGAGCGCAAAGTTAAAACGACAGCTGAGGCCGCTGCATTGGCCGATGATTATGTGCTGACGCACGGGGGGGATGCTCCTGTGGCTCGCGGTGGCGGGCACAGGGACGCTTTCTCCGGTGGCAGTGCTGGGTCGGGGCGCCCTGTAAGACCAACAGACCAGCAGAGGGACGAACGTGGTGCAC gtATCGCCTGCTCCCTTGTCCTTTTCCCTTCTACCTCTTGGGTTGCCAGGGTTCCGTGTGGGACCCTGTCTTtatgggggggggtgttacggccccagcccatgtctgtgtcctgtctgtgtatggtgtgtatgctgtgtgggtgtgtcttgcaGGTTGCTGATTGTTAG